Part of the Streptomyces sp. WMMC500 genome is shown below.
ATCACGGGCGGGGCGGCGGACAGTTGGACGGCGAGGACGAGGGCGAGGCGCTGGCCCTCGGAGAGGTCGCGCGGGTGCGCGGTGTCCTCGACGCCGGGCGCGATCCTGTCCAGCAGCGCGCGGCAGGTGCCGGCCGGGGCGTCGGACTCGGAGTCGGCGGCGGCGCACTCCTGCCCGACGGTCTCCAGGAACAGCAGGTCGCCGGCGGTCTGCGGCACCAGCCCGACGGTCTTGCGGGCCTTGGCGGCGGGCAGCGCGGCCGGGTCGACGCCGGCGACGTCCACGCTGCCGCCCTGCCGCGGCCCGGAGCCCTGCAGCGCCCACAGCAGGGAGGACTTGCCGGAGCCGTTGCGGCCCATGAGCGCGACGACGCGCCCGGGGTGGAGGTCGAGCCCGACGCCGCGTACGGCGACGGTCCGGCCGTAGCGGACGACGACGCCGGTGCCGGTGAGGAGCGGCGGTTCTGCGGGTGTGCCGGCGGTACGGGCCGGGGGCGGGGCCTCGGTCAGGCCGGCCCGCAGCGGCGCCGCCAACCGGCGGGCGTCGCGTACGGACAGCGGCAGCGGCTCCCAGCCCGCCAGCCGGCCGAGGGCCACGATGGGCGGGGCGATCGGCACCTCACGCAGCACCGCGGCGGGGGTGCCGTCGCGTACGGTGCCGTCGCCCGGCACGTACAGCATGCGGTCCGCGAAGGGGATGACGCGCTCCATGCGGTGCTCGGCCATCACGACCGTGGTGCCGAGGTCCTGCACCAGGCGGGCGAGGGTGGCGAGCACGTCCTCGGCGGCGGTCGGGTCGAGCGCGGAGGTGGGTTCGTCGAGGACGAGGACGTGGGGGTGGGTGGTGAGCACGGAGCCGAGGGCGACGCGCTGCTGCTGCCCGCCGGAGAGCGTGCGCAGCGCGCGGCGCCGGAGGTCGGCGATGCCGAGGAGGTCCAGGGTCTCCTCCACCCGGCGGCGCATCACCTGGGGCGCCAGGCCGAGTTGCTCCATGCCGTACGCCAGCTCCTCCTCCACGATGTCGGTGACGAACCCGGCCAGCGGGTCCTGCCCCACCACGCCGACGAGGTGCGCGAACTCACGCGGCGGGCGGGCGCGGGTGCTCACCCCGGCGACGGACACGGTGCCTTCGAGGTGACCGCCGGTGAAGTGCGGCACGAGGCCGTTGAGGGTGCCCAGGAGGGTCGACTTGCCGGCTCCGGTGCGGCCGGCGACGAGCACCAGCTCCCCTTCGCCGATCGACAGGGTGACGTCGGCGACCACGGCCTCGTCGCGGCCGTGGTACCAGAAGGCGACGTCTGCCAGCTCGATCACGCGGGTACCTCTTTGCGGTGGTGGCCTGGAGGGTCGGCTGGGTCGGCTGCGTCCGGGTCTTCGGTGTCGGCCGGGTCGTCGGGGTCGTCGGTGTCCGCCGCCGGCGCACCGCCGTGCGGGGACTCCGGCGGCGGTGAGAGGAACGCCGGCAGCACGCCGAGCAGCACCCCCGCCAGCGGCGCCCAGGAGAGCATCGGCCAGGACAGGGTGGTCAGGGACGGGTTGAGGTTCAGCGGGTCGACGCTGGAGGTGGTCCAGAGCACCGCGGCGACGCCGGCGCCGCTGCCGGCGACGACCAGCTCGGGCAGCCGCCACCGGTCCGGCCGGTACCGGGTGCGCTGGACCCGGGCCCCGGCCAGCCGGAAGCCGACGAGCGCGACGGCGGCGCTGGGCAGCAGCAGCGGCCCCGCGAGGTAGCGCGGCGTGGTGCCGTCGAGGGTGGCGTAGACCCCGACGCACACCCCGAGCAGGCCGACGATCATCAGCGTGCCGGTGAGCAGCCGGGCCCGTGCGGCGGCCCGGCCGGCGCGGCCGTAGCCCCGCGAGTCCATCGACGCCGCCAGCAGCAGCGAGCGGTCGAGCGCGTCGGCGAGGACCGGGATGACGATCGCGCGCAGCGCGCGGATACGTCCGTCGGCGCTGCCGCCGCGCAGCTTGCGCGCCCGCCGCACCCGCAGCGCGCTCTCGGCCAGTTGCGGGA
Proteins encoded:
- a CDS encoding energy-coupling factor transporter transmembrane component T, with translation MSRRGVLGTYFLPRDLHPAAWWIWALGLAVAASRTTNPWLLLTVVAVACHVVVARRSDAPWAMAFRLYLWLGALILLIRVFFRFVFGGGEGSTILVRLPEIPLPAWAAGIRLFGDVSAESLLGGLYDGLRLATMIVCVGAANALANPKRLLKAMPSALYEVGTAVVIALSVFPQLAESALRVRRARKLRGGSADGRIRALRAIVIPVLADALDRSLLLAASMDSRGYGRAGRAAARARLLTGTLMIVGLLGVCVGVYATLDGTTPRYLAGPLLLPSAAVALVGFRLAGARVQRTRYRPDRWRLPELVVAGSGAGVAAVLWTTSSVDPLNLNPSLTTLSWPMLSWAPLAGVLLGVLPAFLSPPPESPHGGAPAADTDDPDDPADTEDPDAADPADPPGHHRKEVPA
- a CDS encoding ATP-binding cassette domain-containing protein; this translates as MIELADVAFWYHGRDEAVVADVTLSIGEGELVLVAGRTGAGKSTLLGTLNGLVPHFTGGHLEGTVSVAGVSTRARPPREFAHLVGVVGQDPLAGFVTDIVEEELAYGMEQLGLAPQVMRRRVEETLDLLGIADLRRRALRTLSGGQQQRVALGSVLTTHPHVLVLDEPTSALDPTAAEDVLATLARLVQDLGTTVVMAEHRMERVIPFADRMLYVPGDGTVRDGTPAAVLREVPIAPPIVALGRLAGWEPLPLSVRDARRLAAPLRAGLTEAPPPARTAGTPAEPPLLTGTGVVVRYGRTVAVRGVGLDLHPGRVVALMGRNGSGKSSLLWALQGSGPRQGGSVDVAGVDPAALPAAKARKTVGLVPQTAGDLLFLETVGQECAAADSESDAPAGTCRALLDRIAPGVEDTAHPRDLSEGQRLALVLAVQLSAAPPVMLLDEPTRGLDYTAKAALGRTVAALAGEGRAVVVATHDVEFVATVADRVVVMAEGEIVSDGPAAEVLGGSPAFAPQVAKILGPDWLTVADVRAALPGGVR